The Streptomyces sp. NBC_00440 genome contains a region encoding:
- a CDS encoding response regulator — protein MTDPSPVPAPGAASVPAPVPASVRASVPPTVPAPVAAPIRVLLADDEHLIRGALAALLGLEDDLVVVAEAASGPEALAMARAHRPDVAVLDLQMPGADGVSVATSLRTALPECRCMIVTSHGRPGHLKRALSAGVKGFVPKTVSAQRLAEIIRTVRAGGRYVDPELAADAISAGDSPLTAREVEVLELAADGAPIAEIAERASLSQGTVRNYLSSAASKLGAENRHTAVRLARERGWV, from the coding sequence ATGACCGACCCGTCACCGGTACCCGCGCCTGGGGCCGCGTCCGTACCGGCGCCCGTCCCCGCATCCGTACGGGCGTCCGTCCCTCCGACGGTTCCCGCACCCGTTGCCGCGCCCATACGCGTGCTGCTCGCGGACGACGAGCACCTCATCCGGGGAGCGCTCGCCGCGCTGCTCGGGCTGGAGGACGACCTGGTGGTCGTGGCCGAGGCCGCGTCCGGCCCCGAAGCGCTCGCCATGGCGCGGGCGCACCGGCCCGACGTGGCGGTGCTCGACCTTCAGATGCCGGGGGCCGACGGTGTGAGTGTGGCCACATCCCTGCGCACCGCGCTCCCCGAGTGCCGCTGCATGATCGTCACCAGCCATGGGCGGCCCGGCCATCTCAAACGGGCTCTCTCCGCCGGGGTGAAGGGGTTCGTTCCGAAGACTGTTTCCGCACAACGGCTGGCCGAGATCATCCGGACGGTGCGGGCCGGAGGGCGTTATGTGGACCCGGAGTTGGCAGCCGATGCGATCTCCGCCGGGGACTCACCCCTCACGGCCCGGGAGGTCGAGGTGCTTGAGCTGGCAGCGGACGGCGCACCGATCGCGGAGATCGCCGAACGGGCCTCGCTGTCGCAGGGGACGGTGCGGAACTATCTGTCGTCGGCCGCGTCGAAGCTGGGAGCGGAGAACCGTCATACCGCGGTGCGTCTCGCACGGGAGCGCGGTTGGGTATAG
- a CDS encoding phosphoribosylaminoimidazolesuccinocarboxamide synthase — protein sequence MSGFVEKPEPLEVPGLVHLHTGKVRDLYQNEAGDLVMVASDRLSAYDWVLPTEIPDKGRVLTQLSLWWFDQLADLVPHHVISTDLPAGVPADWAGRTLVCRSLRMVPVECVARGYLTGSGLLEYEAHRTVCGLALPEGLTDGSELPAPIFTPATKAAVGDHDENVSYEEVARQTGAETAFDLRRTTLDVYERARGIARERGIILADTKFEFGYDGDQLVIADEVLTPDSSRFWPAADWEPGHAQPSYDKQFVRDWLTSDASGWDRKGELPPPALPQEIVDATRAKYVEAYELLTGTPWS from the coding sequence GTGTCCGGATTCGTAGAAAAGCCCGAGCCTCTTGAGGTGCCGGGCCTGGTACACCTGCACACCGGCAAGGTGCGCGACCTGTACCAGAACGAGGCGGGCGACCTCGTGATGGTCGCCAGCGACCGTTTGTCCGCGTACGACTGGGTGCTGCCCACCGAGATCCCCGACAAGGGCCGGGTGCTCACCCAGCTGTCGCTGTGGTGGTTCGACCAGCTCGCCGATCTCGTACCGCACCACGTCATCTCCACCGACCTGCCGGCCGGCGTCCCCGCCGACTGGGCGGGCCGCACCCTGGTCTGCAGGTCGCTGCGGATGGTCCCGGTGGAGTGCGTGGCCCGTGGCTACCTCACCGGTTCGGGTCTGCTGGAGTACGAGGCACACCGCACCGTCTGCGGTCTCGCGCTGCCGGAGGGGCTGACCGACGGTTCCGAACTCCCGGCGCCGATCTTCACGCCGGCCACCAAGGCGGCTGTCGGTGACCACGACGAGAACGTGAGCTACGAGGAAGTCGCCCGCCAGACCGGCGCGGAGACCGCCTTCGATCTGCGCCGTACGACCCTCGACGTGTATGAGCGGGCCCGCGGCATCGCGCGCGAGCGGGGCATCATCCTCGCCGACACGAAGTTCGAGTTCGGTTATGACGGCGATCAACTCGTCATCGCCGACGAGGTGCTGACTCCGGACTCGTCCCGCTTCTGGCCCGCCGCCGACTGGGAGCCGGGCCATGCGCAGCCCTCGTACGACAAGCAGTTCGTGCGCGACTGGCTGACGTCGGACGCTTCCGGCTGGGACCGCAAGGGCGAACTGCCGCCGCCCGCACTCCCGCAGGAGATCGTGGATGCGACCCGGGCGAAGTATGTGGAGGCCTACGAGCTGCTGACCGGGACCCCCTGGTCGTAG
- a CDS encoding N,N-dimethylformamidase beta subunit family domain-containing protein, with product MGAEQIRRWESGALAHAVSDPFGQGPLPWLRGSEHYFDDTGHVVPWYAPDAPHHRSGGPRTADDVKKQIKGFASNGAAAPGEAIDFHVTVDPPQQFSVDIYRIGHYGGDGAAKITTSPRISGIVQPPPLTADRTVSCHHWWLSWRLQIPSYWSIGAYVAVLTTVDGYRSHIPFTVRDSHPADLLLLLPDVTWQAYNLYPEDGHTGASLYHAWDGVGRLLGEEDAATTVSFDRPYAGAGLPLHVGHAYDFIRWAERYGYDLAYADARDLHAGRIDPTRYRGLVFPGHDEYWSVPMRRTTEAAREHGTSLVFLSANTMYWQVDLGPSPSGVPDRLLTCRKRRGPGKPTLWREIDRPEQQLLGIQYAGRVPDPSPLVVRNAEHWLWDATGAGEGDELAGLVAGEADRYFPRTALPQHESRILLAHSPYEDSEGTMRHQETSLYRAPSGSLVFASGTFAWSPALDRPGHVDSRIQRATANLLDRICKRD from the coding sequence ATGGGGGCGGAGCAGATCCGGCGCTGGGAATCGGGGGCCCTCGCGCACGCCGTCTCGGATCCGTTCGGACAGGGCCCGCTGCCCTGGCTTCGCGGGAGCGAGCACTACTTCGACGACACCGGTCATGTCGTCCCCTGGTACGCCCCGGACGCTCCGCACCACCGCTCCGGCGGTCCGCGCACCGCCGACGACGTGAAGAAGCAGATCAAGGGGTTCGCGTCGAACGGCGCGGCCGCCCCGGGCGAGGCCATCGACTTCCATGTCACGGTCGACCCGCCCCAGCAGTTCTCCGTCGACATCTACCGCATCGGTCACTACGGCGGCGACGGCGCGGCGAAGATCACCACAAGCCCGCGGATCTCCGGCATCGTGCAGCCGCCCCCGCTCACCGCCGACCGCACGGTCTCCTGCCATCACTGGTGGCTCTCCTGGCGGCTGCAGATTCCTTCGTACTGGTCGATCGGGGCCTATGTCGCGGTGCTCACCACCGTCGACGGCTACCGCTCCCACATCCCCTTCACGGTCCGGGACAGCCACCCGGCGGATCTGCTGCTCCTCCTGCCCGACGTGACCTGGCAGGCCTACAACCTCTACCCGGAGGACGGGCACACCGGCGCCAGCCTCTACCACGCGTGGGACGGCGTGGGCCGTCTCCTCGGCGAGGAGGACGCCGCCACCACGGTCTCCTTCGACCGGCCCTACGCGGGCGCCGGCCTGCCCCTGCACGTGGGCCACGCCTACGACTTCATCCGCTGGGCCGAGCGCTACGGATACGACCTCGCCTATGCCGACGCCCGCGATCTGCACGCCGGGCGCATCGACCCCACCCGCTACCGCGGCCTGGTCTTCCCCGGCCATGACGAGTACTGGTCGGTCCCCATGCGGCGTACGACGGAGGCCGCCCGCGAGCACGGCACCTCCCTCGTCTTCCTCTCGGCCAACACCATGTACTGGCAGGTCGACCTCGGCCCGTCCCCGTCCGGTGTCCCGGACCGGCTCCTCACCTGCCGCAAACGCCGCGGTCCCGGAAAGCCCACGCTGTGGCGCGAGATCGACCGTCCGGAACAGCAGCTCCTCGGCATCCAGTACGCCGGGCGGGTCCCCGACCCGAGCCCGCTGGTCGTACGGAACGCCGAGCACTGGCTCTGGGACGCGACCGGCGCGGGGGAGGGCGACGAACTCGCCGGTCTGGTCGCGGGCGAGGCCGACCGCTACTTCCCGCGCACCGCTCTCCCGCAGCACGAGAGCCGGATCCTGCTCGCCCACTCGCCGTACGAGGACAGCGAGGGGACCATGCGGCACCAGGAGACGTCCCTGTACCGCGCCCCTTCCGGCTCGCTCGTCTTCGCCTCGGGCACCTTCGCCTGGTCGCCCGCGCTGGACCGCCCGGGCCACGTGGATTCCCGGATCCAGCGCGCGACGGCCAACCTCCTCGACCGCATCTGCAAGCGCGACTGA
- the purD gene encoding phosphoribosylamine--glycine ligase: MKVLVIGGGAREHALCRSLSLDPEVTSLHCAPGNAGIAEVAELHAVDALDGADVARLAVRLGAGLVVVGPEAPLVAGVADAVRGAGIPCFGPSREAAQLEGSKAFAKDVMAGANVPTARAYVCTTPAEIDAALDAFGAPYVVKDDGLAAGKGVVVTEDIAAARAHALACGRVVIEEFLDGPEVSLFAISDGVTVLPLQPAQDFKRALDGDEGPNTGGMGAYSPLPWADPKLVDEVMQTVLQPTVDELRRRGTPFAGLLYAGLAITSRGVRVIEFNARFGDPETQVVLARLKTPLAGVLLNAANGTLDTVPALNWRDEAAVTVVIASHNYPDTPRTGDPIDGLDEVAAQDAPHAYVLHAGTRQEGDAVVSAGGRVLSVTATGADLGEARERAYTALGRVRLDGAQHRTDIAAKAAAI; encoded by the coding sequence GTGAAGGTCCTTGTCATCGGCGGCGGCGCCCGCGAACACGCCCTGTGCCGCTCTCTTTCCCTCGACCCCGAGGTCACCTCCCTGCACTGCGCCCCCGGCAACGCGGGCATCGCGGAAGTGGCCGAGCTGCACGCGGTGGACGCGCTGGACGGCGCGGACGTCGCCCGGCTCGCGGTCCGCCTCGGTGCCGGGCTCGTCGTCGTCGGCCCCGAGGCGCCCCTGGTCGCCGGTGTCGCCGACGCCGTACGGGGCGCGGGCATCCCGTGCTTCGGTCCGAGCCGGGAGGCCGCGCAGCTGGAAGGCTCCAAGGCCTTCGCGAAGGACGTGATGGCGGGGGCGAACGTCCCCACCGCCCGTGCCTATGTCTGCACCACCCCGGCGGAGATCGACGCGGCGCTCGACGCCTTCGGCGCCCCGTACGTGGTGAAGGACGACGGCCTGGCCGCGGGCAAGGGCGTCGTCGTGACCGAGGACATCGCAGCCGCCCGCGCCCATGCGCTGGCCTGCGGCCGGGTGGTCATCGAGGAGTTCCTGGACGGCCCGGAGGTCTCGCTCTTCGCGATCTCGGACGGCGTGACCGTCCTCCCGCTCCAGCCCGCGCAGGACTTCAAGCGCGCGCTCGACGGCGACGAGGGCCCCAACACCGGCGGTATGGGCGCGTACTCCCCGCTGCCCTGGGCCGACCCCAAGCTGGTCGACGAGGTCATGCAGACCGTGCTCCAGCCGACCGTCGACGAGCTGCGCCGCCGGGGTACGCCCTTCGCCGGGCTGCTGTACGCGGGCCTCGCGATCACCTCACGCGGGGTACGGGTCATCGAGTTCAACGCCCGGTTCGGCGACCCCGAGACCCAGGTGGTGCTGGCCAGGCTGAAGACCCCGCTCGCCGGTGTCCTGCTGAACGCGGCCAACGGCACCCTCGACACGGTCCCCGCGCTGAACTGGCGCGACGAGGCTGCTGTGACCGTCGTCATCGCCTCGCACAACTACCCGGACACCCCCCGCACCGGTGACCCCATCGACGGGCTCGACGAGGTGGCGGCCCAGGATGCGCCCCATGCGTACGTTCTGCACGCCGGCACCAGGCAGGAAGGCGACGCGGTGGTGAGCGCGGGCGGCCGGGTGCTCTCGGTGACCGCTACCGGTGCCGACCTGGGCGAGGCCCGTGAGCGCGCGTACACCGCGCTGGGCAGGGTGCGGCTCGACGGGGCGCAGCATCGTACGGACATCGCTGCGAAAGCCGCAGCCATCTGA
- a CDS encoding DNA polymerase III subunit gamma and tau — translation MSSLALYRRYRPESFAEVIGQEHVTAPLQQALRNNRVNHAYLFSGPRGCGKTTSARILARCLNCEQGPTPTPCGECQSCQDLARNGPGSIDVIEIDAASHGGVDDARDLREKAFFGPASSRYKIYIIDEAHMVTSAGFNALLKVVEEPPEHLKFIFATTEPEKVIGTIRSRTHHYPFRLVPPSTLRDYLGEVCGQEGAQVADGVLPLVVRAGAGSVRDSMSVMDQLLAGAGEEGVTYAMATALLGYTDGTLLDSVIDAFASSDGAAAFELVDQVIERGNDPRRFVADLLERLRDLVILAAVPDAGEKGLIDAPADVVTRMQAQASVFGAAELSRAADLVNTGLTEMRGATSPRLQLELICARVLLPAAFDDERSLQARLDRLERGGAFVPGGQGPAMGYVPGAEAHPTMAAPTAPAGGPVGAGGPVGAGGSAGPSGPGMTVAPGTGPAAARAAARGDSPGAVPGAGPAGAPAPAPAAPSADAANAPSAAPSDRPAGPAQPPASAPAPATRQPGAWPGAAAPAPAAQPQPQSQRPAGSWPSATAPGQGQPAQAAPPAASAGPSSAPPAASAPGMAQGAAQVRNMWPDILEAVKNRRRFTWILLSQNAQVAGFDGTTLQLGFPNSGARDNFASSGSEDVLKQVLADQFHVQWRVDAIVDPSGGTQPPGGSNHPGPGGSSPAPQRPAPQAGGGSAAPGPVQQPPAPEPPQRQRPQAFREPEPPPVPDGPPPVSLEDDTPEDDDPDLVDSALSGHDLIVRELGATVVEEYTNE, via the coding sequence GTGTCGTCCCTTGCGCTGTACCGCCGCTACCGTCCCGAATCGTTCGCCGAGGTCATCGGGCAGGAGCACGTCACTGCCCCGTTGCAGCAGGCTCTGCGGAACAACCGGGTCAACCACGCGTATCTGTTCAGCGGGCCGCGCGGCTGTGGCAAGACCACCAGTGCGCGGATCCTGGCCCGCTGTCTGAACTGTGAGCAGGGGCCCACTCCCACGCCGTGCGGTGAATGCCAGTCCTGCCAGGACCTCGCGCGTAACGGTCCGGGGTCGATCGACGTCATCGAGATCGACGCAGCTTCGCACGGTGGCGTGGACGACGCCCGTGACCTGCGCGAGAAGGCGTTCTTCGGGCCGGCGAGCAGCCGGTACAAGATCTACATCATCGACGAGGCGCACATGGTCACTTCGGCGGGGTTCAACGCCCTGCTGAAGGTGGTCGAGGAGCCCCCGGAGCATCTCAAGTTCATCTTCGCGACCACCGAGCCCGAGAAGGTCATCGGCACCATTCGGTCGCGTACGCACCACTACCCCTTCCGGCTGGTGCCGCCCAGCACCCTGCGCGACTACCTCGGCGAGGTGTGCGGGCAGGAGGGCGCCCAAGTCGCCGACGGCGTGCTGCCCCTCGTCGTGCGGGCCGGGGCGGGATCCGTTCGGGACTCCATGTCCGTCATGGACCAGTTGCTGGCAGGTGCGGGCGAGGAAGGTGTGACGTATGCCATGGCCACCGCCCTCCTCGGCTATACGGACGGGACGCTCCTCGACTCCGTCATCGACGCCTTCGCCTCCTCGGACGGAGCCGCCGCCTTCGAGCTCGTCGACCAGGTCATCGAGCGCGGCAACGACCCGCGCCGGTTCGTGGCCGACCTTCTGGAGCGGCTGCGCGACCTGGTGATCCTGGCCGCCGTGCCGGATGCGGGGGAGAAGGGGCTGATCGATGCTCCGGCGGATGTCGTCACGCGGATGCAGGCGCAGGCCTCCGTCTTCGGCGCCGCCGAGCTGAGCCGCGCGGCGGACCTGGTCAACACCGGGCTCACCGAGATGCGCGGTGCCACCTCCCCGCGGCTCCAGCTCGAACTGATCTGTGCGCGAGTGCTGCTCCCGGCCGCCTTCGACGACGAGCGCTCCCTGCAGGCGCGGCTGGACCGTCTGGAGCGCGGCGGCGCCTTTGTGCCCGGTGGGCAGGGGCCCGCCATGGGGTACGTACCGGGCGCCGAGGCGCATCCCACGATGGCTGCGCCGACTGCACCGGCTGGTGGGCCTGTTGGGGCCGGTGGACCTGTGGGGGCCGGTGGGTCTGCGGGTCCTTCCGGGCCCGGTATGACGGTTGCGCCCGGCACGGGACCCGCCGCCGCTCGCGCCGCGGCCCGGGGGGACAGCCCGGGTGCGGTGCCCGGCGCCGGTCCTGCGGGTGCCCCTGCCCCCGCTCCGGCTGCGCCTTCTGCTGACGCTGCGAACGCGCCCTCGGCCGCTCCGTCCGATCGGCCCGCCGGTCCCGCGCAGCCCCCCGCCTCGGCCCCCGCCCCTGCCACCCGGCAGCCCGGCGCTTGGCCCGGTGCTGCCGCCCCTGCCCCCGCCGCCCAGCCCCAGCCTCAGTCCCAGCGCCCTGCGGGCAGTTGGCCGTCCGCCACCGCTCCGGGGCAGGGGCAGCCCGCGCAGGCGGCCCCGCCGGCTGCGTCTGCCGGCCCGTCGTCCGCGCCCCCCGCCGCGTCCGCGCCCGGTATGGCCCAGGGGGCGGCCCAGGTGCGGAACATGTGGCCCGACATCCTCGAAGCCGTCAAGAACCGGCGTCGCTTCACCTGGATCCTGCTCAGTCAGAACGCCCAGGTGGCCGGTTTCGACGGGACCACCCTCCAGCTCGGCTTCCCCAATTCGGGGGCCCGGGACAACTTCGCGTCCAGCGGCAGCGAGGACGTCCTGAAGCAGGTCCTCGCCGACCAGTTCCACGTCCAGTGGAGAGTCGACGCGATTGTCGACCCCTCCGGCGGTACGCAGCCCCCGGGCGGCAGCAACCACCCCGGCCCCGGTGGTTCCTCCCCTGCCCCGCAGCGCCCGGCGCCCCAGGCCGGAGGCGGTTCCGCGGCGCCCGGACCGGTCCAGCAGCCGCCCGCTCCGGAGCCGCCGCAGCGCCAGCGGCCGCAGGCCTTCCGGGAGCCCGAGCCGCCGCCGGTGCCGGACGGTCCGCCGCCCGTCTCGCTGGAGGACGACACCCCTGAGGACGACGACCCCGACCTGGTCGACTCGGCGCTCTCCGGCCACGATCTGATCGTGCGCGAGCTGGGGGCGACGGTGGTCGAGGAGTACACGAACGAGTAG
- a CDS encoding LysR family transcriptional regulator, with protein sequence MASDSSISDADPVDPRLLKTFSAVITHGSFSDAARELGYTQSAVSQQIASLEGELGVELVRRRPVGPTEAGTRLMDHVASILLRIDAARAEVQRVKGGTTGRLTVGICPLAATAHALRIIGEVARRAGVHELTVRTLPRQAVAEGAATGELDLGLVDGFALSDDPLRPPRVAGLHGVPVCREPVVVALPSHHPLAHRTGLRLADLIDARWIDAPGVSAPLADLSAVVGDSPHLRVALRYDGHDVRTYTELLAGGQGLGLLPRFALAGRQDLVGIPLTQPELSHRVEALRVTGGPPVVDDLVASLTEPVEPVEPVGTEIQPRS encoded by the coding sequence ATGGCTTCTGATTCCTCGATAAGTGATGCTGATCCGGTGGACCCACGCCTGCTCAAGACCTTCTCGGCCGTCATCACGCACGGCTCCTTCTCCGACGCCGCCAGGGAGCTGGGCTACACCCAGTCCGCGGTGTCCCAGCAGATCGCCTCACTGGAAGGGGAGTTGGGCGTCGAGTTGGTCCGTCGACGGCCGGTCGGCCCGACGGAGGCCGGTACCCGGCTGATGGACCACGTGGCCTCGATCCTCCTGCGTATCGACGCCGCACGCGCGGAAGTCCAGAGGGTGAAGGGCGGAACCACCGGGCGGCTGACCGTCGGCATCTGTCCACTGGCGGCCACGGCACACGCACTGCGCATCATCGGTGAGGTGGCCCGACGGGCCGGCGTGCACGAGCTGACGGTACGTACGCTGCCGCGCCAGGCCGTCGCCGAGGGCGCCGCCACCGGCGAACTGGACCTCGGCCTGGTCGACGGCTTCGCCCTGTCCGATGACCCCCTGCGCCCGCCCCGGGTGGCCGGGCTGCACGGCGTACCGGTCTGCCGGGAGCCGGTGGTGGTGGCCCTGCCGTCCCACCACCCCCTGGCACACCGCACGGGTCTGCGGCTGGCGGACCTGATCGACGCCCGGTGGATCGACGCACCGGGCGTGAGCGCCCCCCTGGCGGACCTGTCCGCCGTGGTCGGAGACAGCCCCCATCTGCGGGTGGCCCTGCGGTACGACGGCCACGACGTGCGTACGTACACCGAGCTGCTTGCCGGAGGACAGGGCCTGGGCCTCCTCCCACGCTTCGCGCTCGCCGGGCGGCAGGACCTGGTCGGCATCCCACTGACACAGCCGGAACTGTCCCACCGCGTCGAGGCCCTGCGCGTCACGGGCGGCCCACCGGTGGTGGACGACCTGGTCGCATCGCTCACCGAGCCCGTCGAGCCCGTCGAGCCCGTCGGCACCGAGATCCAGCCGCGAAGCTGA
- a CDS encoding CTP synthase C-terminal region-related (seleno)protein, producing the protein MPTTVAPHPQADPDLSRTRPARIALVGERSAGVPAHTRYAPMLETLWRRERLLVDAYWVSTAQLDGPRDLAGFDGIWLVPGSPYLSEAGAVSAVRTARERDIPLLATCGGFLHVLLEFARHVCALDGAAHAENSPGSPLPLIVPLSRDLAGHEGTVRIEPGSLAEEALGARTTVERYQCTHALDPRYAGTLRDHGLRFTGHDDDGHPRIAELPGHPFFLSTLFQPELADDTSRPHPLVRAFASAAVGRSTET; encoded by the coding sequence GTGCCCACCACCGTCGCACCACACCCCCAGGCCGACCCGGACCTTTCGCGCACCCGGCCCGCCCGGATCGCGCTCGTCGGCGAGCGGTCGGCGGGCGTGCCCGCGCACACCCGCTATGCGCCGATGCTGGAGACGCTATGGCGCCGCGAACGGCTGTTGGTGGACGCCTACTGGGTGTCGACCGCGCAGCTCGACGGCCCCCGGGACCTGGCCGGGTTCGACGGCATCTGGCTGGTGCCGGGCAGCCCGTACCTGAGCGAGGCCGGAGCGGTGAGCGCTGTGCGCACGGCGCGCGAGCGGGACATCCCCTTGCTGGCGACCTGCGGCGGCTTCCTGCACGTCCTCCTGGAATTCGCCCGCCACGTCTGCGCGCTGGACGGTGCCGCACACGCCGAGAACTCCCCCGGCAGCCCGCTTCCGCTGATCGTGCCGCTGTCGCGCGACCTCGCGGGCCATGAGGGGACTGTCCGCATCGAGCCCGGCTCACTGGCCGAGGAAGCGCTCGGCGCGCGTACGACCGTGGAGCGCTACCAGTGCACGCACGCTCTGGACCCCCGGTACGCCGGCACCCTGCGCGACCACGGGTTGCGCTTCACCGGCCACGACGACGACGGCCACCCCCGCATCGCCGAACTGCCGGGGCACCCGTTCTTCCTGTCCACCCTGTTCCAGCCCGAACTGGCCGACGACACCTCCCGGCCCCATCCCCTGGTGCGCGCCTTCGCCTCGGCGGCGGTCGGGCGCAGCACGGAGACGTAA
- a CDS encoding DMT family transporter → MASSVDALSAVPAKSWVPQFVICSMIWGSGFALIKIGVEAGIEPGWVAFWRCFFGALVLWGLVLVRRLGVPRDLRVWGHALVVGTVLNAFPFTLFAWGEKYITSVTAGVWNSTIPLFTLVWVVVMLPDEKPTLRRLLGIATGLVGALVVLGVWSGGQSSLMKGSVICLVATASYGLGYTYTRRFLSGGDIPAITLTAIQVSWAALELAVCAPMLSGTPHWAGTGPMAGMVVLGAVGTGLAYMWNLSVIRAVGSTVASTVAYLTPLWAAIVGVFFLNESLGWNTVVGAVLIVSGVLLTRTAPSRPVAGAGDGTADEAEAVPRPPEEEKEEETGQPARS, encoded by the coding sequence GTGGCAAGCTCCGTAGACGCCTTATCCGCTGTACCGGCCAAGTCGTGGGTACCTCAGTTCGTCATCTGCTCGATGATCTGGGGGTCTGGGTTCGCGCTCATCAAGATCGGTGTCGAAGCCGGTATCGAACCGGGTTGGGTCGCCTTCTGGCGGTGCTTCTTCGGAGCACTGGTGCTGTGGGGCCTGGTACTGGTGCGGCGGCTGGGGGTGCCGCGTGACCTGCGAGTGTGGGGGCACGCCCTGGTGGTGGGGACGGTGCTCAATGCCTTCCCCTTCACCCTGTTCGCCTGGGGCGAGAAGTACATCACCTCCGTCACGGCCGGGGTGTGGAACTCCACCATTCCCCTGTTCACCCTGGTCTGGGTAGTGGTCATGCTGCCGGACGAGAAACCGACCCTGCGGCGGCTGCTCGGCATCGCCACCGGCCTGGTCGGCGCCCTGGTGGTGCTCGGCGTGTGGTCGGGCGGGCAGTCCTCGCTGATGAAGGGGAGTGTGATCTGCCTGGTCGCCACCGCCTCGTACGGGCTGGGCTACACCTACACCCGCCGGTTCCTGTCCGGCGGAGACATCCCCGCGATCACCCTGACCGCCATCCAGGTCAGCTGGGCGGCCCTCGAACTCGCTGTGTGCGCACCGATGTTGAGCGGCACACCACACTGGGCCGGGACGGGGCCGATGGCCGGCATGGTGGTGCTCGGCGCCGTGGGCACCGGGCTCGCGTACATGTGGAACCTGTCGGTGATCCGCGCAGTCGGCTCGACGGTCGCCTCCACGGTTGCGTATCTGACCCCGCTGTGGGCGGCGATCGTCGGGGTGTTCTTCCTGAACGAGTCGCTGGGCTGGAACACCGTGGTGGGCGCGGTGCTGATCGTCAGTGGCGTACTGCTGACCCGCACCGCGCCGTCACGTCCGGTGGCCGGGGCCGGAGACGGGACCGCAGACGAAGCCGAAGCCGTACCCCGGCCACCCGAGGAGGAGAAGGAAGAGGAGACCGGCCAACCGGCGCGATCCTGA